The following proteins are encoded in a genomic region of Periophthalmus magnuspinnatus isolate fPerMag1 chromosome 21, fPerMag1.2.pri, whole genome shotgun sequence:
- the LOC117389053 gene encoding heat shock 70 kDa protein 12A-like: MSRSCIIAIDFGTAYSGYAYSLTLNNQQLERVKRWERKSGADTSKTPTCILFDENKEFVDFGYRARDKYNEMCRKTANYYYFKDFKMELYKQKITKNMEIRDVNKRQMEALKVFSAALRFLKDDALEALDKETQNMAKGLLNFTWVLTVPAIWDNPARQVMREAAVQAGLVTAATEDKLVIALEPEAASIQCKQLCSEDFMMAEAPVEINLSPGTQYIVVDCGGGTIDITVHEVLEGGRLKELHKASGNDKGGRRVDRKFVQCMREFFCDGLWEEYETDFPSEAQAFMEDFICFRQADHAKVRQLDFYEKFKYLFEKKKTRNEVLFEPMDGMTFHWVKQPNAESYSAKLEISEKKMESFFRETLVHVTDSLSEILNKHSDIKYIMLVGGLSSSHILRRHVYREFSDQAKVLCPKNPQEAILKGAVMFGRDQSVIQTRKSAFTYGLGVNELFDPSLHKPGKKYTTKEGVIWCGDIFSKLVGINEDVEWNSTREYKCFPIESDQKKMELPFYRTERETVMYVDDWGVEGPVAECVVDMPDTAKGTNREVKLEVFFGSTEIKAKATDLESKSTVSVIVDFIAS; this comes from the exons ATGAGCAGGAGCTGTATCATTGCGATTGACTTTGGCACTGCGTACAGCGGCTATGCCTACAGTTTAACTCTAAATAATCAACAACTAGAGCGTGTCAAACGATGGGAGCGAAAGTCGGGCGCAGACACTTCCAAAACCCCCACGTGCATCCTGTTCGATGAAAACAAAGAGTTTGTGGATTTTGGATACAGGGCTAGAGACAaatataatgaaatgtgtaGAAAAActgcaaactactactactttaaagACTTTAAGATGGAGCTATACAAACAG AAAATCACAAAGAATATGGAGATCAGAGATGTGAACAAGAGGCAGATGGAAGCTCTGAAGGTGTTCTCTGCAGCTCTGAGGTTCCTGAAGGACGATGCTCTGGAAGCTCTCGACAAAGAAACACAGAACATGGCCAAGGGTCTTTTAAACTTCACCTGGGTCCTGACTGTGCCGGCCATATGGGACAATCCAGCGCGACAGGTCATGAGAGAAGCTGCAGTTCAG GCTGGATTAGTGACTGCAGCCACTGAAGACAAACTGGTGATCGCTCTGGAGCCAGAGGCGGCTTCGATTCAGTGTAAACAGCTCTGCTCTGAAGATTTCATGATGGCCGAAGCTCCTGTGGAAATCAATCTGAGCCCTGGAACTCAGTACATTGTCGTTGACTGTGGAG GAGGAACCATCGATATAACAGTTCACGAGGTTCTTGAAGGTGGACGACTTAAAGAGCTGCACAAAGCCTCAGGAAATGACAAAGGAGGACGAAGAGTGGACAGAAAGTTTGTTCAGTGTATGAGAGAGTTCTTCTGTGATGGTCTGTGGGAGGAATATGAGACAGACTTTCCCAGTGAGGCTCAGGCCTTTATGGAAGATTTTATATGTTTCAGACAGGCTGATCACGCTAAGGTGCGGCAGTTAGACTTCTATGAAAAGTTCAAGtatttgtttgaaaaaaagaaaactagaAATGAAGTTTTGTTTGAACCAATGGATGGCATGACCTTCCACTGGGTTAAACAGCCAAATGCAGAGTCTTACAGCGCCAAACTGGAAATCTctgagaagaaaatggagtctttCTTCCGTGAGACTCTGGTCCATGTCACTGACAGTCTGTCTGAGATCCTCAACAAACATTCtgacattaaatacattatGTTAGTGGGAGGGTTATCATCGAGCCATATTCTGCGCAGACACGTTTATAGAGAGTTCAGTGATCAGGCCAAAGTGCTGTGTCCTAAAAACCCACAGGAGGCCATCCTGAAGGGAGCTGTGATGTTTGGACGAGACCAGTCAGTCATCCAGACCCGAAAGAGTGCGTTCACTTATGGGCTTGGTGTTAATGAATTATTTGATCCATCTTTACACAAGCCAGGAAAAAAGTACACAACCAAAGAGGGAGTGATTTGGTGTGGAGATATTTTCTCCAAACTGGTCGGGATAAATGAAGATGTGGAATGGAACAGTACAAGAGAGTACAAATGTTTTCCCATTGAAAGTGATCAGAAGAAGATGGAGTTGCCATTTTATCGAACAGAAAGAGAAACTGTCATGTATGTGGACGACTGGGGGGTGGAGGGTCCAGTTGCAGAGTGTGTCGTAGATATGCCCGACACTGCAAAAGGAACGAATCGTGAAGTAAAACTAGAAGTCTTTTTTGGCTCCACTGAAATAAAAGCAAAGGCCACTGACCTTGAGTCCAAGTCCACAGTGTCAGTCATAGTGGACTTTATAGCTTCATAA